TTCACTTTTTCTTTGGTTGTCATTTCCGCATACCCCCATCGTTTTATTAGAGGGTCAAACCCTCATTACTATATACATTCCACAACAAATTTTGTTTCTCGGAGTGTTATTACCTCCTTTTTATTACCTCAACAGTTATCCGGTCCCGTCCCGTTCGATAATCGATTGTCTTTGCCGCCCGATAGGAAAGGTCTATCTTTCTACCTCGCGCGAACGGCCCCCGGTCATTCATCCGGACGAT
The nucleotide sequence above comes from Candidatus Omnitrophota bacterium. Encoded proteins:
- a CDS encoding RlpA-like double-psi beta-barrel domain-containing protein — protein: IVRMNDRGPFARGRKIDLSYRAAKTIDYRTGRDRITVEVIKRR